The Acropora muricata isolate sample 2 chromosome 4, ASM3666990v1, whole genome shotgun sequence genome contains the following window.
AATAGATTATTACACAACAATTTCATTCATCAGCGGAATTGTCAAGCATGCTGTTGGCTTTACAATCGTTTTAGCAGCGAAAGCCCCATCTTCAATTGTAGCTGTTCCAGGTTACTGTAACAGTGAAATAAATAGTGATACATCTAAGAGTATTCTTCAAATGAAATACGCTGTTTCCGTCAATATGTCTCCTTTTGTTACGCGGTTGTTTAATGCTTTCCTTACTGTGTTCGTGATTGGGTCTGGAGTAATATGCTATTGGCGAGGTACCTGGACTATAGTTTCTGTTGCTTTAGAGCCAAAACTCAGCGTGAAATCTTCTTTGATTACAATCATTGTGGGTACAGCAGGTTGTGGCATCTGCTATTGCCTCAGTGAAGTTTTGGCAACCCAGAAATTGGATCCACCAGTCAATATTGGTTGCCGAATTCTGGAAGTGgtgtttgtttacattcttGGGTTAGGCAGTGTGTGTTCGTGGATTGGATTTTGGTCATTGATAGATATCTGTATCTTGCCAGGTTAGTGATAATTTGCAGTTAATATAGATGTTGATGTAAGGGTTATTGCCCCGCGGGTACAAAAACAGGTCACTGGTCTGAGAGTCTCAcatcacaggtcacaggtcacaaataaaaagaaatctCGTATTAGCCTTTGCACATACTGTTGATGAATGGAAGCTAAGCTATTAAGCCATTCAATGTTGTGGTTGATAGCTTAAGCAAAGTACAAGACTTAGTGTTTGGATACTTGGTGAGATCATTTTTCACTTCAGCATCCCTGAAGTATGAGAACTGTGATAGCTGTTTTCTCAGtgggtacaaaacacaggtcacgggtcattgttttaccaatacagaaagtatcctaaacattcttgAAAGCTAACATCTGTATCTTAGTTGTGGCTAAGATTTACTGGGAAACGAAAGAATAAAATACGATAGGATAGGGGCACAAGTTGATGCTGACACTCCCCACAGAgtgtaattttgtaaaaatgggatttatttttattttttaccagTGACTTGTGATCTGTCTGTTGTATCCAGAGGTTATTGCCCCATTTTTAACCCATTTAGATCccattttactcatttttcattGCTGATAACTACCTGTCTCATAAAATTTGTTTTGCCATTGGTTGATCCCATGTTGATAACCATTGTGATTGATAAGGGGGAAAGAAAGAATATCAATCATATAATGGCCTAACTCATTGGTTGTCTGAGGATGCAGCAACCATTGTTATTACCATTCAGCTCAGAAGCTGAAACTTTATAATGAGGGAGGCTCTTTTAATTGCTCAATTCAGAAGTGGAATTGGCCATAGGTACAGCCGCAGACAGGGATTCCTCTGATATTGCTATCATGTATTTTCATGGTgtattttgtttgcatttcaTTCCTTTAGTTTCTCTGTTAAGGACAATGAAGTCAAATTTTTTGCTAGTACAGAAAGCCCGTCAAAGGCTTGGAGGGCGataaaatatttataatttattgaCAAGTAGTGAGAATATGGCTTCCACTTCTGTTTGTACTGAAAGTATGCAAATATTGATATGATGGTTGTGAACATCTTATCTTTCAGATAAACCAGTTGCTAGTGCATTGCTTTGTCATTTGGTTGGAATTGTGTGTCTCTATCTGCTACGAGGATTTTTCAACTTGATCGCTTCCCCAGTTGGGTGTCGAAGTCTCAATAATGAAATGCTGGATGGACTGGATATGGGAAGCTACTTGAAAAGACAGGGTGATAGAGAAGTTACCCCAGAACCAAATGAGAGAGCAGAAGACAAAAACTGTACAAAACAGGAAAATGTCATATGTAGCTGACAATCCATACATctttgtaaaataatttttgcatttgTTCTAAACGATGTGTTTAAATGTTGCTCAAAGAAATTATCAGCCTTGCATTTTCAGGGTTATTTATGGTAGGTGCTTCAAATATTCAGTCCCgattttttggtattttgatTAAGATTCTAGGTGAAtgagacaaaattaatgtaaattaCTTTGTGTCAACGTAAAATGATGGGAGCGTAGAGCAGATAAGGAAACTAAGTAAAACAGTATTATTGGAATGGCAGAACAGTGGGGTAGGTAGCCAGAGTTATGGTGGTGGAAGATGTATGAAATTTTGGGAATTACAGAGAAACAGGTGCCAGTTCTTAAATTAATGTATTCCTTATTATAGATATCAACTTTC
Protein-coding sequences here:
- the LOC136915686 gene encoding uncharacterized protein; its protein translation is MVSSLFVFQRFANFLIVSSVITPFVLSFWRGTWYVLDLFVFPQDVVLSGWITLSTSFGTIFSVSLVENYLKAYLDRQRRKQQLYLLLCYPLAVLSVASWRGLWMLIDYYTTISFISGIVKHAVGFTIVLAAKAPSSIVAVPGYCNSEINSDTSKSILQMKYAVSVNMSPFVTRLFNAFLTVFVIGSGVICYWRGTWTIVSVALEPKLSVKSSLITIIVGTAGCGICYCLSEVLATQKLDPPVNIGCRILEVVFVYILGLGSVCSWIGFWSLIDICILPDKPVASALLCHLVGIVCLYLLRGFFNLIASPVGCRSLNNEMLDGLDMGSYLKRQGDREVTPEPNERAEDKNCTKQENVICS